In the genome of Vanacampus margaritifer isolate UIUO_Vmar chromosome 1, RoL_Vmar_1.0, whole genome shotgun sequence, one region contains:
- the mcf2la gene encoding guanine nucleotide exchange factor DBS isoform X5, translating into MKVVMLSSVTELHAYIDPGQLTTELGGAQEYCHESWISHRTAIEAFALMVKTTAHTLQAFGTELAETELPNDAEATTSLLHSHSFKKEKMKEDLQVSQSQGARLLNCINEPFQTNTEYNMTHDELENLATVQRLLGQLDETETAFDDFWERHRSKLEQCLQLRHFEQHFREVRSQLDATLERLCGFSEVSVNPAHAEHVLRELSSHEEKACDVLDYALSLASEGDGLIENAHYAEDSIRPKCCELRAVCEEIRSTLRDKKSLLLTAMELHHTLEKASRWCEEGVFLLASQPVDRCQSQDGAEAALQELERYLETAPLHTLIDCSAICCQYEAVLTTQLRDQVERVYQKQSSVQEMFEKRRVSLKKLAAKQTRPVQPVAPRPEVKSPQASPNQQRKERRYSADNALCRKVESPVPNGGTRHASLSEEDENLAVLRRHVMNELLETERAYVEELLCVLEGYAAEMDNPSMAHLIPSMLLKKKDILFGNMSEIYQFHKRTFLKELEAYTNCPELVGRCFLERMKDLQIYAAYCQNKPRSESLWRQCSDCAFFQECQKKLEHKLGLDSYLLKPVQRITKYQLLLKELLKYSKGCDGCDDLQEALSSILGILKAVNDSMHLIAITGYEGNLSELGRLLMQGSFSVWTEHKKGHAKVKDLARFKPMQRHLFLHEKALLFCKKRDENGEGYEKAPSYSFKHSLNMSAVGITENAKGDNKKFEVWCNSREEVFIVQAPTPEIKTSWVNEIRKVLTQQLKACRDAIQQKSCDPPNQTTNCSISLSPFRSSSQKNQKKQEDKKAEANLVSDNNSSLAKHKDETVTSPTADRSSVAKKRFTFSNLKSPKGSGMSPEHSAKRHLVKSDPTPFGFKGWTKVSLSVDASEENDGYSSGEEPLNSDAEDDAGQKLIPGKYTVVADSEKSGPQQLSVKSGDVVQLIKEGEEGQWFVRNLRSSKEGWMAHANLLTLISESKSSQSLSSSDDSVSGNLSTSSSCSETYTSFSDIKP; encoded by the exons ATGAAG GTGGTCATGCTGAGTTCGGTGACCGAGCTCCATGCCTATATCGACCCGGGACAACTAACCACAGAATTGGGGGGTGCGCAAGAATACTGCCATGAAAGTTGGATTTCACACCGCACA GCAATTGAAGCGTTTGCTCTCATGGTGAAGACGACGGCTCACACTCTGCAGGCCTTTGGCACAGAGCTTGCAGAAACTGAATTGCCCAATGATGCTGAGGCCACCACCAGCCTGCTGCACTCGCattcttttaaaaaagaaaaaatgaag gagGACCTTCAGGTGTCGCAATCTCAAGGCGCACGTTTGTTGAACTGTATCAACGAGCCTTTTCAAACTAACACGGAATACAATATGACCCATGATGAGCTGGAAAACTTAGCCACTGTACAGCG ACTCTTGGGTCAACTGGACGAGACTGAGACAGCATTTGATGATTTCTGGGAACGCCACCGCTCCAAGCTGGAACAGTGTTTGCAACTTCGCCATTTTGAGCAACACTTCCGTGAA GTGCGCTCCCAACTTGATGCAACGTTGGAACGGTTATGCGGTTTCTCAGAGGTCAGCGTAAATCCCGCCCATGCCGAGCACGTCCTCCGTGAGCTTAGCAGTCACGAGGAAAAGGCCTGT GACGTTCTGGACTACGCACTGTCACTTGCCAGCGAAGGTGACGGCCTGATTGAGAACGCTCACTATGCGGAGGACTCCATTCGGCCAAAGTGTTGCGAGCTGAGGGCAGTGTGTGAGGAGATCAGATCTACTCTAAGGGACAAGAAGAGTCTTCTTCTGACGGCGATGGAGCTCCACCATACCCTGGAGAAG GCCTCCCGTTGGTGCGAAGAGGGAGTTTTTCTGTTAGCGAGCCAGCCAGTAGACCGATGTCAGTCTCAAGATGGAGCTGAGGCTGCTCTCCAAGAATTGGAACGATACCTGGAAACCGCACCGCTTCACACCCTCATCGACTGCAGTGCCATCTGCTGCCAGTATGAGGCGGTGCTCACTACTCAGCTCAGG GACCAGGTCGAGAGAGTTTACCAGAAGCAAAGCTCCGTGCAGGAGATGTTCGAGAAGCGACGCGTCAGCCTAAAAAAACTTGCCGCCAAACAGACACGACCAGTTCAGCCGGTGGCTCCAAGACCGGAAGTCAAATCTCCACAGGCATCCCCCA ATCAACAGAGAAAAGAGAGGAGGTACTCTGCAGATAATGCCCTCTGCAGAAAG GTGGAGTCTCCCGTACCCAATGGTGGCACCAGACATGCCTCCCTTTCCGAGGAAGACGAAAACCTGGCTGTGCTTCGACG TCACGTGATGAATGAACTGCTGGAGACGGAGAGAGCGTATGTGGAGGAGCTTCTGTGCGTTTTAGAG GGCTACGCGGCGGAGATGGACAACCCCTCCATGGCTCACCTCATTCCCAGTATGCTGCTGAAGAAGAAGGACATCCTGTTTGGGAACATGTCAGAAATCTATCAGTTTCAtaaaag GACATTCCTGAAGGAATTGGAGGCTTACACAAACTGCCCTGAACTTGTGGGCCGCTGCTTTTTAGAAAGG ATGAAGGACCTACAGATCTATGCAGCTTACTGCCAGAATAAACCTCGCTCGGAGAGTTTATGGCGGCAGTGCTCAGATTGTGCCTTCTTCCAG GAGTGTCAGAAAAAGCTGGAACATAAACTTGGATTGGACTCCTACCTCCTTAAACCCGTCCAGAGAATCACAAAGTACCAGCTGCTGCTGAAG GAGTTGTTAAAGTACAGTAAAGGTTGTGATGGCTGTGATGACCTCCAGGAAGCTCTCTCCTCCATTTTGGGCATCCTGAAAGCTGTCAACGACTCCATGCACCTTATTGCCATCACAGGATACGAG GGTAACCTCTCAGAGCTGGGTCGCTTGCTGATGCAAGGCTCCTTCAGCGTTTGGACGGAGCACAAGAAAGGGCATGCCAAGGTCAAGGACCTGGCCAGGTTCAAGCCCATGCAGAGGCATCTGTTTTTGCATGAGAAGGCCCTGCTCTTCTGCAAGAAGAGGGATGAGAATGGCGAGGGATACGAAAAAGCGCCATCTTACAGCTTCAAACACTCTCTTAAT ATGAGTGCAGTGGGAATTACAGAGAATGCTAAAGGTGACAACAAGAAGTTTGAGGTTTGGTGTAATTCAAGAGAGGAAGTTTTTATTGTCCAG gctCCAACGCCTGAGATCAAAACATCGTGGGTGAATGAGATTCGCAAAGTTCTCACCCAACAGCTCAAAGCCTGCAGAG ATGCCATCCAGCAGAAGAGCTGTGACCCCCCAAACCAAACCACTAACTGCTCCATCTCCCTCAG CCCCTTTCGGAGCAGCAGTCAAAAGAACCAGAAAAAGCAGGAAGACAAGAAGGCGGAAGCGAACCTCGTGTCCGACAACAACTCTTCGCTTGCCAAACATAAAG ATGAGACGGTGACAAGTCCAACCGCGGACAGGTCTTCCGTGGCGAAAAAGCGTTTTACTTTCAGTAATCTCAAGAGTCCAAAAG GCTCGGGCATGAGCCCAGAGCACAGTGCCAAGCGACACTTGGTCAAGAGTGACCCGACTCCGTTTGGGTTCAAAG GCTGGACCAAAGTGTCGCTCTCGGTGGACGCCTCTGAGGAGAATGATGGCTACTCCAGTGGCGAGGAACCATTGAACTCTGACGCTGAGGATGATGCAGGACAGAAGCTG ATTCCAGGGAAGTATACGGTGGTAGCAGACTCCGAGAAGTCGGGACCTCAGCAGCTCTCAGTCAAGAGCGGAGATGTGGTGCAGCTCATCAAAGAGGGAGAGGAGGGCCAGTG GTTCGTGAGGAACCTTCGCAGCAGCAAGGAGGGCTGGATGGCACATGCAAACCTACTCACCCTAATATCTGAGTCCAAGTCATCTCAGTCACTCAGCAGCTCAG ATGACAGTGTCTCGGGAAACCTTAGCACTTCCTCCAGCTGCAGTGAGACCTACACCAGCTTCTCAGACATCAAACCCTGA
- the mcf2la gene encoding guanine nucleotide exchange factor DBS isoform X6, whose product MVKTTAHTLQAFGTELAETELPNDAEATTSLLHSHSFKKEKMKEDLQVSQSQGARLLNCINEPFQTNTEYNMTHDELENLATVQRLLGQLDETETAFDDFWERHRSKLEQCLQLRHFEQHFREVRSQLDATLERLCGFSEVSVNPAHAEHVLRELSSHEEKACDVLDYALSLASEGDGLIENAHYAEDSIRPKCCELRAVCEEIRSTLRDKKSLLLTAMELHHTLEKASRWCEEGVFLLASQPVDRCQSQDGAEAALQELERYLETAPLHTLIDCSAICCQYEAVLTTQLRDQVERVYQKQSSVQEMFEKRRVSLKKLAAKQTRPVQPVAPRPEVKSPQASPNQQRKERRYSADNALCRKVESPVPNGGTRHASLSEEDENLAVLRRHVMNELLETERAYVEELLCVLEGYAAEMDNPSMAHLIPSMLLKKKDILFGNMSEIYQFHKRTFLKELEAYTNCPELVGRCFLERMKDLQIYAAYCQNKPRSESLWRQCSDCAFFQECQKKLEHKLGLDSYLLKPVQRITKYQLLLKELLKYSKGCDGCDDLQEALSSILGILKAVNDSMHLIAITGYEGNLSELGRLLMQGSFSVWTEHKKGHAKVKDLARFKPMQRHLFLHEKALLFCKKRDENGEGYEKAPSYSFKHSLNMSAVGITENAKGDNKKFEVWCNSREEVFIVQAPTPEIKTSWVNEIRKVLTQQLKACRDAIQQKSCDPPNQTTNCSISLSPFRSSSQKNQKKQEDKKAEANLVSDNNSSLAKHKDETVTSPTADRSSVAKKRFTFSNLKSPKGSGMSPEHSAKRHLVKSDPTPFGFKGWTKVSLSVDASEENDGYSSGEEPLNSDAEDDAGQKLIPGKYTVVADSEKSGPQQLSVKSGDVVQLIKEGEEGQWFVRNLRSSKEGWMAHANLLTLISESKSSQSLSSSDDSVSGNLSTSSSCSETYTSFSDIKP is encoded by the exons ATGGTGAAGACGACGGCTCACACTCTGCAGGCCTTTGGCACAGAGCTTGCAGAAACTGAATTGCCCAATGATGCTGAGGCCACCACCAGCCTGCTGCACTCGCattcttttaaaaaagaaaaaatgaag gagGACCTTCAGGTGTCGCAATCTCAAGGCGCACGTTTGTTGAACTGTATCAACGAGCCTTTTCAAACTAACACGGAATACAATATGACCCATGATGAGCTGGAAAACTTAGCCACTGTACAGCG ACTCTTGGGTCAACTGGACGAGACTGAGACAGCATTTGATGATTTCTGGGAACGCCACCGCTCCAAGCTGGAACAGTGTTTGCAACTTCGCCATTTTGAGCAACACTTCCGTGAA GTGCGCTCCCAACTTGATGCAACGTTGGAACGGTTATGCGGTTTCTCAGAGGTCAGCGTAAATCCCGCCCATGCCGAGCACGTCCTCCGTGAGCTTAGCAGTCACGAGGAAAAGGCCTGT GACGTTCTGGACTACGCACTGTCACTTGCCAGCGAAGGTGACGGCCTGATTGAGAACGCTCACTATGCGGAGGACTCCATTCGGCCAAAGTGTTGCGAGCTGAGGGCAGTGTGTGAGGAGATCAGATCTACTCTAAGGGACAAGAAGAGTCTTCTTCTGACGGCGATGGAGCTCCACCATACCCTGGAGAAG GCCTCCCGTTGGTGCGAAGAGGGAGTTTTTCTGTTAGCGAGCCAGCCAGTAGACCGATGTCAGTCTCAAGATGGAGCTGAGGCTGCTCTCCAAGAATTGGAACGATACCTGGAAACCGCACCGCTTCACACCCTCATCGACTGCAGTGCCATCTGCTGCCAGTATGAGGCGGTGCTCACTACTCAGCTCAGG GACCAGGTCGAGAGAGTTTACCAGAAGCAAAGCTCCGTGCAGGAGATGTTCGAGAAGCGACGCGTCAGCCTAAAAAAACTTGCCGCCAAACAGACACGACCAGTTCAGCCGGTGGCTCCAAGACCGGAAGTCAAATCTCCACAGGCATCCCCCA ATCAACAGAGAAAAGAGAGGAGGTACTCTGCAGATAATGCCCTCTGCAGAAAG GTGGAGTCTCCCGTACCCAATGGTGGCACCAGACATGCCTCCCTTTCCGAGGAAGACGAAAACCTGGCTGTGCTTCGACG TCACGTGATGAATGAACTGCTGGAGACGGAGAGAGCGTATGTGGAGGAGCTTCTGTGCGTTTTAGAG GGCTACGCGGCGGAGATGGACAACCCCTCCATGGCTCACCTCATTCCCAGTATGCTGCTGAAGAAGAAGGACATCCTGTTTGGGAACATGTCAGAAATCTATCAGTTTCAtaaaag GACATTCCTGAAGGAATTGGAGGCTTACACAAACTGCCCTGAACTTGTGGGCCGCTGCTTTTTAGAAAGG ATGAAGGACCTACAGATCTATGCAGCTTACTGCCAGAATAAACCTCGCTCGGAGAGTTTATGGCGGCAGTGCTCAGATTGTGCCTTCTTCCAG GAGTGTCAGAAAAAGCTGGAACATAAACTTGGATTGGACTCCTACCTCCTTAAACCCGTCCAGAGAATCACAAAGTACCAGCTGCTGCTGAAG GAGTTGTTAAAGTACAGTAAAGGTTGTGATGGCTGTGATGACCTCCAGGAAGCTCTCTCCTCCATTTTGGGCATCCTGAAAGCTGTCAACGACTCCATGCACCTTATTGCCATCACAGGATACGAG GGTAACCTCTCAGAGCTGGGTCGCTTGCTGATGCAAGGCTCCTTCAGCGTTTGGACGGAGCACAAGAAAGGGCATGCCAAGGTCAAGGACCTGGCCAGGTTCAAGCCCATGCAGAGGCATCTGTTTTTGCATGAGAAGGCCCTGCTCTTCTGCAAGAAGAGGGATGAGAATGGCGAGGGATACGAAAAAGCGCCATCTTACAGCTTCAAACACTCTCTTAAT ATGAGTGCAGTGGGAATTACAGAGAATGCTAAAGGTGACAACAAGAAGTTTGAGGTTTGGTGTAATTCAAGAGAGGAAGTTTTTATTGTCCAG gctCCAACGCCTGAGATCAAAACATCGTGGGTGAATGAGATTCGCAAAGTTCTCACCCAACAGCTCAAAGCCTGCAGAG ATGCCATCCAGCAGAAGAGCTGTGACCCCCCAAACCAAACCACTAACTGCTCCATCTCCCTCAG CCCCTTTCGGAGCAGCAGTCAAAAGAACCAGAAAAAGCAGGAAGACAAGAAGGCGGAAGCGAACCTCGTGTCCGACAACAACTCTTCGCTTGCCAAACATAAAG ATGAGACGGTGACAAGTCCAACCGCGGACAGGTCTTCCGTGGCGAAAAAGCGTTTTACTTTCAGTAATCTCAAGAGTCCAAAAG GCTCGGGCATGAGCCCAGAGCACAGTGCCAAGCGACACTTGGTCAAGAGTGACCCGACTCCGTTTGGGTTCAAAG GCTGGACCAAAGTGTCGCTCTCGGTGGACGCCTCTGAGGAGAATGATGGCTACTCCAGTGGCGAGGAACCATTGAACTCTGACGCTGAGGATGATGCAGGACAGAAGCTG ATTCCAGGGAAGTATACGGTGGTAGCAGACTCCGAGAAGTCGGGACCTCAGCAGCTCTCAGTCAAGAGCGGAGATGTGGTGCAGCTCATCAAAGAGGGAGAGGAGGGCCAGTG GTTCGTGAGGAACCTTCGCAGCAGCAAGGAGGGCTGGATGGCACATGCAAACCTACTCACCCTAATATCTGAGTCCAAGTCATCTCAGTCACTCAGCAGCTCAG ATGACAGTGTCTCGGGAAACCTTAGCACTTCCTCCAGCTGCAGTGAGACCTACACCAGCTTCTCAGACATCAAACCCTGA